Proteins found in one Primulina eburnea isolate SZY01 chromosome 16, ASM2296580v1, whole genome shotgun sequence genomic segment:
- the LOC140816094 gene encoding protein FAR1-RELATED SEQUENCE 6-like, producing MMQNKTVEISYFKAWKGKQLAINQLRGDPVKSFKLHPAYLYMIEQVNPGSTTHLKVNEDGSFKYMFLAYRACIAGFRYMRKVISVDGTYLTGKYKGVLLIATAQDGNHHQYPIAWAVVDSECEESWTWFFEKLHELISDDVELLFISDRHKRIINGLASVYKQARHGHCIWHLGQNIKLGPKSKVGGIALFMQAAKAYKQVEFGELYEKMKNSYPGITKYLEASIDREKWAIAYFPGSRYNIMTTNGSESINAKLVFARELTMIALLDAIQSLISSWFNNHRKAAVASTRHLTPWA from the coding sequence ATGATGCAAAATAAGACCGTCGAGATTAGCTACTTTAAAGCTTGGAAGGGGAAGCAACTTGCCATAAATCAACTGAGGGGAGATCCTGTCAAAAGTTTCAAATTACATCCTGCATATTTGTACATGATTGAACAAGTGAATCCAGGGTCAACAACACATTTGAAGGTCAACGAAGATGGTAGCTTCAAATATATGTTTTTGGCCTACCGTGCCTGTATTGCAGGATTTAGATATATGAGGAAGGTGATATCAGTTGATGGTACGTATTTGACAGGAAAATATAAAGGTGTTTTACTGATAGCCACAGCACAAGATGGAAACCACCACCAGTATCCTATTGCTTGGGCAGTTGTTGATTCAGAATGTGAAGAATCTTGGACTTGGTTTTTTGAAAAGTTGCATGAATTGATATCTGATGATGTTGAGTTATTATTTATTTCTGACAGACATAAGCGAATCATCAATGGTCTTGCCTCTGTATACAAGCAAGCACGACATGGGCATTGCATTTGGCATCTTGGACAAAACATCAAGTTAGGGCCAAAGTCCAAGGTAGGTGGAATTGCGTTGTTTATGCAAGCTGCTAAAGCTTATAAACAGGTCGAGTTTGGTGAATTGtatgaaaaaatgaaaaacagCTATCCGGGTATCACAAAATATCTCGAGGCCAGTATTGATAGAGAAAAATGGGCAATAGCATACTTTCCTGGTTCTCGGTATAATATTATGACAACAAATGGATCagaatcaatcaatgcaaagtTGGTGTTTGCACGAGAGCTAACAATGATTGCTTTGTTGGATGCAATTCAAAGTCTTATTTCATCGTGGTTTAATAATCACCGCAAAGCTGCCGTTGCTTCAACACGACATCTTACTCCATGGGCTTAG
- the LOC140816498 gene encoding BTB/POZ and MATH domain-containing protein 3-like — translation MIVNPENSLDSSSKSVNETVDGSHHFTIRGYSLAKGMGPGKYISSETFSVGGYEWAIYFYPDGKNVEDSSLYVSVFIALASEGTDVRALFELTLLDQSGKGKHKVHSHFDRALESGPYSLKYRGSMWGYKRFFRRASLEASDFLKDDCLSMHCTVGVVRTRVEGPKSYNVLVPPSDIGQSFKYLLDTELNCDVVFHVGVETFKAHKLVLVARSPVFRAQFFGHIGNPNSGRVELEDIEPSIFKALLHFIYSDSLPNFHEIIDSTSMSTYTIMMQHLLAAADRFGLERLKQLCEAKLCEDVSADTVATTLSLAEQHRCPQLKSICLKFAATNLGVVMESEGFKDLEESCPSLLSELLETVALVDEKSNHVSGKKRSSSSIFGLDLAADGGGGGGGAESGNPSGRRLCRRI, via the exons ATGATTGTCAATCCCGAGAACTCCCTCGACTCCAGCTCAAAATCCGTAAATGAGACGGTGGATGGCTCGCACCACTTCACCATCCGTGGGTACTCCTTGGCTAAGGGTATGGGCCCGGGAAAGTACATTTCGTCCGAAACTTTCAGCGTGGGTGGCTACGAATGGGCTATCTACTTTTACCCCGACGGGAAGAACGTAGAGGATTCGTCGCTGTATGTGTCGGTTTTCATTGCGTTGGCGAGCGAGGGCACGGATGTGAGGGCGCTCTTTGAATTGACTCTTTTGGACCAAAGTGGTAAAGGGAAGCATAAGGTGCACAGTCATTTTGATCGGGCGCTGGAGAGTGGCCCTTACTCTCTTAAATACAGGGGAAGCATGTG GGGATATAAACGGTTTTTCAGGAGGGCTTCTTTAGAAGCTTCTGATTTTCTAAAGGATGATTGTCTTTCTATGCACTGTACTGTGGGAGTTGTTAGAACTCGCGTGGAAGGACCAAAATCTTACAATGTTCTCGTCCCACCGTCAGACATTGGACAGAGTTTCAAGTATTTGCTGGATACTGAACTTAACTGTGATGTTGTTTTCCATGTTGGGGTAGAGACATTCAAGGCCCATAAGTTGGTACTTGTTGCTCGTTCTCCTGTTTTTAGAGCACAATTTTTTGGTCATATTGGAAATCCTAATAGTGGCAGAGTAGAACTCGAAGATATTGAACCTTCTATTTTCAAG GCACTGCTACACTTTATCTACTCTGACAGTCTTCCCAATTTTCATGAAATAATTGACTCCACATCTATGTCCACCTACACAATTATGATGCAGCATCTACTAGCTGCTGCGGACCGCTTTGGGTTAGAGAGATTGAAACAGCTCTGTGAAGCAAAATTGTGTGAAGATGTTAGTGCTGATACAGTAGCGACAACTCTTTCTCTAGCAGAGCAGCATCGCTGCCCGCAGCTGAAGTCCATATGTTTGAAATTTGCAGCAACAAACTTGGGAG TGGTCATGGAATCCGAAGGATTCAAAGATTTAGAAGAGAGCTGCCCCTCGCTCTTATCTGAACTGCTTGAAACGGTTGCATTAGTCGATGAGAAGTCAAATCATGTATCAGGTAAGAAACGTAGCAGTAGCAGTATATTCGGGTTAGATTTGGCTGCcgatggtggtggtggtggtggtggtgcagAATCTGGTAATCCTAGTGGAAGGCGGCTGTGTAGGCGGATCTAA